A window of Cytobacillus sp. FSL H8-0458 genomic DNA:
TTTCTCGGACAGCCTCCATGGCATAGCTTTAAGTTCATACAGCTTTTGCATTTATCCGGCAAAGCAGGCTTCAACCCAAGAAAATCTTCATATTTTGGACTATTTAAAATGTCTATTAAAGAATCCTGACGAACATTCCCTAGCTTATAATCGTCATTTATATAAAAATCACACGGGAAGGCGTCTCCATTTTGCTCAAGAATAAGTGTTTTTGGACAAGACTTTCGGTGGATACATAATTCCGCCTCCTGATGCAAATAGACATTCAGCATATTATCGAAAAACCTTACCGATCTAAATGGATTACCATCGTTGTACCAAGCATCAAATGCCTCACACAAAAACTGGCCGTATTCTTTTGGAGAAATCAAGTATTGACCCGGAAGATTCGGCTCTTGAGCGCGAAAATCCATACAAGGGATAAATTGCACATGGGTAAAGCCCTCCTCCTGGTAAAATTGCATCAACTCCCGAGCCATCCCGGCATTGCCTTGATGAATAACGGTAAGAATATTAAAATCAACACGGTTTTTACGCAAAAGTTCGATTCCGCTCATTACCCGGTCAAAGCTTCCCTTTCCATGGCCCGTTACCCTTCTCGCATCATTGATGTTCCTTGGCCCATCAAGGCTTACACCAATCAAAAAATTGTATTGTTTAAAAAAACTTGCCCATTCTTCAGTAATGAGGGTAGCATTCGTTTGCAGCGAATTGCTTATGATGGTATTTTTCGGGGCATACTTTGCCTGTAAAAGTACAACTTGTTTAAAAAAATCCAAGCCGGCTAAAAGCGGCTCTCCTCCTTGCCAGGCAAAAGAGGCAACCCCATTGGTAAGGGACATATATTCTTTAATGAACTTTTCAAGCAGGATTGGATCAATTTTAGCGATCTTCCCCGGCTGGCCGCCGCAGCTGCTGTAATAGCAGTAATCACATGCGAGATTACACGCCTCAGACACGGTTTTCCACATGACACCGATATGATTATGCTTCTGGGAAGTTAAACAGTTTTGAACCATTAGTTAAACTCCTTTACTGTTTGAATCTTATAGGCCTATGCGTGTGAAATTCTCGGCATTGGCATCTGCTCTTTATGGAGCTCTGCCCATGCATATTTTAATAGGAGATCTTTTTTTAATTCTTGATAGCTGGGCTGATCCCATAAATTATTTAATTCCTTTGGGTCTTCCTGCAGGTCAAAAATTTCCCCATAGGTTTGCCGATAATAGACCGTAATTTTGTATCGCTCATCGACGTATGTTTTTTGGTGAATGGTCGTTGGTTCATGGTGAAACTCACAAAGAATATGATCTCTCGATTTCTCTTCTATGCCGAGCCAGACAGCCTTTTGATTCTCCCCGGACATGATTGGAGGAATTGAAATACCGGCGAGGGACAAAAAGGTTGGAGCGAGATCCACCAGCGATTGCAGGGAACGGGATTCTTTTTGTGCAGGAACCTGTCCAGGA
This region includes:
- a CDS encoding anaerobic sulfatase maturase, whose translation is MVQNCLTSQKHNHIGVMWKTVSEACNLACDYCYYSSCGGQPGKIAKIDPILLEKFIKEYMSLTNGVASFAWQGGEPLLAGLDFFKQVVLLQAKYAPKNTIISNSLQTNATLITEEWASFFKQYNFLIGVSLDGPRNINDARRVTGHGKGSFDRVMSGIELLRKNRVDFNILTVIHQGNAGMARELMQFYQEEGFTHVQFIPCMDFRAQEPNLPGQYLISPKEYGQFLCEAFDAWYNDGNPFRSVRFFDNMLNVYLHQEAELCIHRKSCPKTLILEQNGDAFPCDFYINDDYKLGNVRQDSLIDILNSPKYEDFLGLKPALPDKCKSCMNLKLCHGGCPRNRWSQGNDTVIPDYFCDSYMQVYNYAHKRMESLAENVKMQWLRSHLEAGRTKPERNDVCLCGSGKKFKKCCERFIQTI